The following proteins come from a genomic window of Polyangia bacterium:
- a CDS encoding c-type cytochrome: MARTLMFGAAVWLSGSAACTVSEPANPSLDPPPVTMPTSMSTPPIGDPNLNGPGTGGSSPAFADGGVAVGSNCGPDGGTVGIAPLPNASGFTPQIPQTVVHQTAPVPPLTGGTLLALSDGNTVVASDPERDQMYVVDLTTNARRATLVLQPGDEPGRLVEDGAGLVHVALRRGGAVVSIDPAKGTLGARRAVCSAPRGIAFEAATGLLHVACVGGELVSLPAAGGPPTRTLALPTDLRDVVVASGGKLMVSTFRSATVLVVDSKGSISTQLQPTSGVKASLLGMPQHRSPAVAWRMQSMGAGQDSVAMLHQNDVDDVIDPANGGYAGLKGCGAIAEPGVTVLSVGGTAPPVAASLQMVSLAIDLAVSPDQTKVALAVPGNAYVPNMSGVVEVPIDEVNGNNGPGNGACLPANPPVGVTPPGGEVIAVAYTKSGLLLAQTREPETLWRADNGVAIGLATDAREDTGHLIFHVNAGGGLACASCHPEGGEDGRVWDFACIGARRTQSIRGSISATAPFHWDGSEPDFSHLMDDVFVGRMSGPMLSTDQKQALQNWVDTIPTLPAVAGLDAAAVARGKLVFNDSTVACASCHAGALLTNNSTVDVGTGGMLQVPSLRGVAWRAPYMHNGCAPTLADRFGTCGGGDKHGVTSSLSPAQMNDLLAYLQSL, translated from the coding sequence ATGGCTCGCACGCTGATGTTCGGTGCGGCCGTATGGCTGTCGGGATCTGCGGCCTGCACCGTCAGCGAGCCGGCCAACCCGTCTCTCGATCCGCCTCCGGTGACAATGCCGACGTCGATGTCGACGCCGCCGATCGGCGATCCCAATCTCAACGGGCCCGGGACGGGCGGTTCGTCGCCGGCGTTTGCCGACGGCGGGGTGGCCGTCGGTTCGAACTGCGGCCCGGACGGCGGGACGGTCGGGATTGCCCCGCTCCCCAACGCGTCGGGATTCACCCCGCAGATTCCCCAGACGGTGGTGCACCAGACCGCGCCCGTGCCGCCGCTGACCGGTGGAACGTTGCTGGCTCTCTCCGATGGGAACACGGTGGTGGCCAGCGATCCGGAACGCGATCAGATGTACGTCGTCGATCTGACCACGAACGCGCGTCGCGCGACGCTGGTTCTGCAGCCCGGCGACGAACCCGGGCGCCTGGTCGAAGACGGCGCCGGTTTGGTGCACGTGGCCCTGCGCCGGGGCGGCGCGGTGGTGTCGATCGATCCAGCGAAAGGAACGCTGGGCGCGCGGCGCGCCGTCTGCTCGGCGCCGCGCGGGATCGCTTTCGAAGCGGCGACCGGGCTGCTGCACGTCGCCTGCGTGGGCGGCGAGCTGGTTTCATTGCCGGCCGCCGGCGGACCGCCGACGCGAACGCTGGCGTTGCCCACCGATCTGCGCGACGTGGTGGTGGCCAGCGGCGGCAAGCTGATGGTCAGCACGTTTCGCAGCGCCACGGTGCTGGTGGTCGACAGCAAGGGCTCGATCAGCACGCAGTTGCAGCCCACCTCGGGCGTCAAGGCGTCGCTGCTGGGAATGCCCCAGCACCGCAGCCCGGCCGTCGCCTGGCGGATGCAATCAATGGGCGCGGGTCAGGACAGCGTCGCGATGCTGCACCAGAACGACGTCGACGACGTGATCGATCCGGCGAACGGAGGCTACGCGGGCCTGAAAGGCTGCGGCGCCATCGCCGAACCCGGAGTGACCGTCCTCAGCGTCGGTGGCACCGCGCCGCCCGTGGCGGCCAGCCTGCAAATGGTGTCGCTGGCCATCGACCTGGCCGTCTCGCCGGATCAGACCAAGGTGGCCCTGGCGGTCCCGGGCAACGCGTACGTGCCCAACATGTCGGGCGTGGTCGAGGTTCCGATCGATGAAGTTAACGGCAACAACGGCCCGGGCAACGGCGCCTGCCTGCCCGCCAATCCACCGGTCGGCGTGACGCCGCCCGGCGGTGAGGTCATCGCCGTGGCGTACACGAAATCGGGCTTGCTGCTGGCGCAGACGCGCGAACCGGAGACGTTGTGGCGCGCCGACAACGGAGTGGCCATCGGGCTGGCCACGGACGCGCGCGAGGACACCGGTCATTTGATCTTTCACGTCAACGCGGGCGGCGGGTTGGCGTGCGCATCCTGTCACCCCGAAGGCGGCGAGGACGGTCGGGTCTGGGATTTTGCCTGTATCGGTGCGCGCCGCACGCAATCGATCCGTGGCAGCATCAGCGCCACGGCGCCGTTTCACTGGGACGGCAGCGAACCCGACTTCTCTCATTTGATGGACGACGTGTTCGTGGGCCGCATGTCGGGGCCGATGTTGTCCACCGATCAAAAACAGGCGTTGCAAAACTGGGTGGACACCATCCCCACGTTGCCGGCCGTCGCCGGTCTGGACGCCGCCGCGGTCGCGCGTGGCAAGCTCGTCTTCAACGACAGCACCGTGGCGTGCGCCAGCTGCCATGCGGGCGCGCTGCTGACCAACAACAGCACCGTGGACGTCGGCACCGGCGGCATGCTGCAGGTTCCTTCCCTGCGCGGCGTCGCTTGGCGGGCGCCGTACATGCACAACGGCTGCGCGCCAACGCTGGCCGATCGCTTCGGCACCTGCGGCGGCGGCGACAAGCACGGCGTCACGTCGTCGCTGTCGCCGGCGCAGATGAACGATCTGCTGGCGTACCTGCAGTCGTTGTAG